From Mycobacterium colombiense CECT 3035:
CCTACGAGCTCGAGCCCAGCGGTGACGGCACCCGGCTGATCGAGAGCCGCCACGCCGAAAACGGCGTCACGGCATTTTCGAACCTGTCGGTGAATGCGCTGTTCGGTGGGACCGAGAAGTTCGAACGCGAATTGCTCGACGGAATGAACGCCTCGCTGGCGCGCATCAAGGCCGCCGCGGAAACCGGCTAGTCCGGCGTCTCGGTCTGCGGCTGCTGCTCGGACTCCGGCGGCTCGGACGGCGGGGCCTCGGACACGGCCTCGGCCTCCGGCGCCTCAGCCTGCTGCTCGGCCGCCTCGGGTTGCGGCGCCGCCGCCTCGGCCTCCGGCTGCGCGTCCTCAGCCTCGGGTTGCGGTTCCGCGGCCGCCGGCGACTCCGCAGGCGGCGCGGACGGCTCGACCGGTGCCTGGGTGACGTCCAGCATTCCGTCGTCATAGGGCTCGTAGGCCGGCGACCCGGTGCCCGCCGGGGCGGGGGTGTCCGAGTGGGCACCGCAGCCGTACAGCTTGTCGACGATGTGCCCGTCGGCCGACAGCTCGTTGCCGCACACGCCGAACAGCGCGCCCAGGGATCCCGACAGCGGCAGGAAGAAGCCGCAGTCGCGGCACACCCGCTTGGTCGACCGCGCCATCGGCGAGTCGGGGCCGTAGTCGCCGGTGCGCCAGCGCTCGGCGGCCTCCGCGCGGCCTTCGACGCTCATCACCCAGCGCCGGCCCAGCCCGATTTCGGCGGCGGTCTCGTCGACCTGGGGGTCACCGCTGGCGGTGTATCCGGGAACCAGCCGGGGGTCGTCGGCGGCGGGCGCCAGCAGGTCGCCGGGGCTCAGGTCCCCGGGCCGCACCCGCTGTTCCCATGGCACCCATTCCGGGGCCAGCAATGCCGTCGGTCCGGGCACCAGCACCACCTCGCTGATGGTGGCGTGATCGGCGCCGGGATACGCGGCCACCACGACCGCCCACTGCCAGCCCTGGTAGCCGGGCAGATGCGCCAGGAATCGGTGGGTGGCGGTGTTCGGGTCTTCGTAGCCGACGCCCAGGTAGTCGCCGACCATCTCCGGCCCGCTGAACTCCACGACCGCGGCCCTGGCCGCCTCCGCCGCGCCCGTGAGCACCGTCGCCAGCCCCTCGGGCCAGTCGGCCACAGTCGCCACGGCGAACTCCACGGTGGGCTCCTCGATGGGTCGGGTCGCGCTGTCTTCTTTCTGCATTGCGTTTCCAATACTAGGTTGACGAGCCACGCCCCGTTACCTGCAGACGCATCCACGCGGCATAGGGGAGAATCGGGACGTGTCTGGACGGCGGCAAAACAATCCGGGCCGCGTGGCCCCTCAGCCGGGCCGCCGGCCGCGCAATGGCGCCGCCTCACAGCATCCGGGCGCGGTTAATTACCCCGCCGGCGGGGCCGCCGATCGGCGCACCCGCCGCCCGTCGCCGATGCCGAGCGCCAACCGCTACCTGCCCCCGCTGGGCCACCAGCCGGAGCCGGAACGCCACAGCGCCGCGACGCCCCGCGGTCCGGTGTCCGGCGAGCGGATCACCGTCACCCGCGCCGCGGCGCTGCGCAGCCGCGAGATGGGTTCGCGGATGTACTGGATGGTGCAGCGCGCCGCGACGGCCGACGGCGCCGACAAGTCCGGCCTGACGGCGCTGACGTGGCCCGTGGTGGCCAACTTCGCGGTCGACGCCGCGATGGCCGTCGCCCTGGCCAACACGTTGTTCTTCGCGGCGGCCACCGGCGAGAGCAAGGGCCGGGTGGCGCTGTATCTGTTGATCACAATCGCGCCGTTCGCGGTGATCGCACCGCTGATCGGCCCAGCGCTGGACCGGCTGCAGCACGGCCGCCGCGTCGCCCTGGCCGCGTCGTTCGCCCTGCGCACCGCGCTGGCCGTGCTGCTGGTGATGAATTACGACGGCGCCAGCGGCAGCTTCCCGTCGTGGGTGCTCTATCCGTGCGCGCTCGCGATGATGGTGTTCTCGAAGTCGTTCAGCGTGCTGCGCAGCGCGGTGACACCGCGGGTGATGCCGCCGACCATCGACCTGGTGCGGGTCAACGCCAGGCTGACCACGTTCGGTCTGCTGGGCGGCACCATCGTCGGCGGCGCGATCGCGGGTGGCGTCGAATTCGCCTGCACTCATCTGTTCAAGCTGCCCGGCGCGCTGTTCGTGGTGATCGCGGTGACGATCGCCGGCGCCATGCTGTCGATGCGCATACCGCGCTGGGTCGAGGTGACCGCCGGTGAGGTTCCCGCCACCCTGAGCTATCGCCAGGACAGCGAACCGCTGCGGCGCAGCTGGCACAAGGAAGTCAGCGGGGCGCTGCGACAGCCGTTGGGCCGCAACATCATCACCTCGCTCTGGGGTAACTGCACCATCAAGGTCATGGTGGGCTTCCTGTTCCTGTATCCCGCGTTCGTCGCCAAGGCCCACCAGGCCAACGGCTGGGCCCAGATCGCGATGCTCGGGATGATCGGCGCCGCGGCCGGGATCGGCAATTTCGTCGGCAACTTCACCAGCGCACGCCTGAAGCTGGGCCGGCCCGCCGCGCTGGTGGTGCGCTGCACCGTGGCGGTGAGCGCCGTCGCGCTGGCCGCCGCGGTGGCCGGCAACCTGATGCTGGCCGTGATCGCCACCCTGGTCACGTCGGGATCCAGCGCCATCGCGAAGGCGTCGCTGGACGCGTCGCTGCAGAACGACCTGCCGGAGGAGTCCCGCGCGTCGGGCTTCGGGCGCTCGGAGTCGACGCTGCAGTTGGCCTGGGTCCTCGGCGGCGCGCTGGGGGTGTTGGTGTACACCGAGTTGTGGGTCGGCTTCACCGCGGTGACCGCGCTGCTCATCCTGGGCCTGGCGCAGACCTTGGTCAGCTTCCGCGGCAACTCACTGATTCCCGGCCTGGGAGGGAATAGGCCGATCATGGTCGAGCAGGAGGGCAAGCGCCGCGGTGTCGGCGCCACGGCGGTGGTTGCCGAGTGAAGTCCCGAAGCAAGCGGGGTGTGGCGGTGCTGCTCGCCTGCCTGGTGGCTGTGCTCTGCGTCGGCGCCGGCGTCGCGACCTGGCTGTTGGTCGGCCGCTCCGGACCGCGGCACCCCGAGATCAGCGCGTATTCACACGGCCACCTGACCCGGGTGGGGCCGTACCTGTACTGCAACGTGCTCAACCTCGAAGACTGCGAGACGCCGCAGAACCAGGGCGAGCTGCGGGTCAGCGAGCGCTACCCGATTCAGCTCTCGGTGCCCGACGCCATCTACCGGGCACCCTGGCGGTTGCTGCAGGTTTACGACGACCCCACCAACACCACCAGCACGATCTTCCGGCCGGGCACCCGGTTCGCCGTGACCATCCCCTCGGTCGACCCGCACCGCGGGCGCCTGGCCGGGATCGTGGTGCAGTTGCTGACGCTGGCGGTGGATCCCGCGGGCGAGCTGCGCGACGTGCCGCACGCGGAATGGTCGGTGCGGCTGACCTTCTGAGGGCCGACCGCGCCGCTCAGGCCCCGTGCCCGGCGGGCACGTGTTCCCCCTCGACCGGCGGCCCGGGAGGTGTCCCCGTCCCGAAGGGCTTGCCGCCCAAGCTCTCTCGCCCATGCAGGGATAACCAGCCGGTCAGGTCCGGCCCCTTGGGCACGATCCGGGTGGGGTTGATGTCGGCGTGCACGATGTAGTAGTGCTGCTTGATCTGGACGAAGTCGACGG
This genomic window contains:
- a CDS encoding DUF2771 domain-containing protein — protein: MKSRSKRGVAVLLACLVAVLCVGAGVATWLLVGRSGPRHPEISAYSHGHLTRVGPYLYCNVLNLEDCETPQNQGELRVSERYPIQLSVPDAIYRAPWRLLQVYDDPTNTTSTIFRPGTRFAVTIPSVDPHRGRLAGIVVQLLTLAVDPAGELRDVPHAEWSVRLTF
- a CDS encoding MFS transporter — protein: MAPQPGRRPRNGAASQHPGAVNYPAGGAADRRTRRPSPMPSANRYLPPLGHQPEPERHSAATPRGPVSGERITVTRAAALRSREMGSRMYWMVQRAATADGADKSGLTALTWPVVANFAVDAAMAVALANTLFFAAATGESKGRVALYLLITIAPFAVIAPLIGPALDRLQHGRRVALAASFALRTALAVLLVMNYDGASGSFPSWVLYPCALAMMVFSKSFSVLRSAVTPRVMPPTIDLVRVNARLTTFGLLGGTIVGGAIAGGVEFACTHLFKLPGALFVVIAVTIAGAMLSMRIPRWVEVTAGEVPATLSYRQDSEPLRRSWHKEVSGALRQPLGRNIITSLWGNCTIKVMVGFLFLYPAFVAKAHQANGWAQIAMLGMIGAAAGIGNFVGNFTSARLKLGRPAALVVRCTVAVSAVALAAAVAGNLMLAVIATLVTSGSSAIAKASLDASLQNDLPEESRASGFGRSESTLQLAWVLGGALGVLVYTELWVGFTAVTALLILGLAQTLVSFRGNSLIPGLGGNRPIMVEQEGKRRGVGATAVVAE